The following is a genomic window from Candidatus Binatia bacterium.
GAAGTGGTCTATGCCGAACGCGAAGCCCCGATCGCCTACGTACTTCGACCAGCCCATGGTCGCGCCGGCCTCGATGGACATGCGCGCGCCGACCGACGGCGGCAAGACGTCGTCCCGATACGACTGCGGTTGCGCGTCGAAGAGCTCCCAGCACGGCATCGAGACGACGCGAGTCCGCACGCCCTTGCCGTCGAGGATCTGCTTGGCATCCACGGCGAGAGAGACTTCGGATCCGGTCGCGATGAGAATGAGATCGGGCGCCCCGTCCGCGGCCTCGGCGAGCACGTAGGCTCCGCGGCCGACCGCCGCGTCGCGCGCGCCGAGGAACGGCAGCTTCTGTCGCGTCAGGACGAGCACCCACGGCGCGTCCTTGCCCGCGACGGCGAGCTTCCAGGCTTCGAGCGTTTCGAGCGAATCGGCCGGGCGAACGACGTAGCAGTTCGGCGTCGCGCGCAGCGTCGCGAGCTGCTCGATCGGCTGATGCGTCGGGCCGTCCTCGCCAAGAAAGACCGAGTCGTGCGTGAAGACGTAGATCGAGTGGATCTTCGTCAGGCAGCCGAGGCGCAGCGACGGTTTCAGATAGTCGAGAAAATTGAAGAACGTCGCCGCGAACGGGAGCAGGCCGCCGTGCAGGGCGATGCCGTTCGTGCAGGCCGCCATCGCGTGCTCGCGCACGCCGTAATGAATGTTGCGTCCGGCGTAGTCGTTCGGCTCGAAGTCACCGCAGTTCTTCAGATAGGTCTTCGTCGATGGGTCGAGATCGGCGGATCCACCGACCAGTTCCGGCAACGCGAGGGCGATGGCGTTCATGACCGTTCCCCCCGCGTCGCGCGTCGCGACGCTGCCGTTCTCGGCGGTAAAGGCCGGCCAGGGCAGGTCGGCGGGAAGTTCCCGGCGCAGCGCGCGATCGAGCGTCGCCGCGAGAGCGGGGTTCGCTGCCTTCCACGCGTCGTACATCGTCTGCCACTGCGCTTCGAGTTGCGCTCCGCGCGCCCCGACCTCGCGGAAGAACGAGAGTACGTCGTCGGGCACGTAGAAGGCGGGCTCGAGCGGCCAGCCGAGTTGCTCTTTTGATTTCGTTACGTTCTCCGGTCCGAGCGGCTCGCCGTGCGCGGTGTAGTTGTCTTGGCGGGGCGAGCCGTAGCCGATGTGCGTGCGCACGGCGATGAACGACGGGCGATCGGTGACGTTCTTCGCCACCTGGATTGCCTGGTCGATCGTCGCGACGTCGTTCCCGCGTGCGGCGTCCACGAATTGCGTGTGCCATCCGCAGGCGTCGAATCGCGCGATCGGATCGTCGGATAGCGTCACGTCCGTCGGTCCCGCGAGCGAGACGAGGTTGTCGTCGTAGAGCACGACGAGCTTCCCGAGCTTCAGATGCCCGGCAAGGGAGATCGCTTCCTGGCTGATCCCTTCCATGAGATCGCCGTCACCGCAGATGCAGTACGTGAAGTGATCGACGATCGGCTCGTCGTCGCGATTGTAGACTGCGCCGAGATGCGCTTGCGCGATCGCCATCCCCACCGCGTTGCCGAGGCCCTGTCCGAGCGGTCCGGTCGTCGCCTCGACGCCCGGCGTGTGTCCGGCCTCGGGATGTCCGGGCGTCTTGCTCCCGAACTGGCGAAAGCTCTCGATATCCGCGAGCGTGACGTCGTAACCGGTGAGATAGAGCAACGCGTAGAGGAGCATCGAGCCGTGCCCGGCCGAGAGCACGAACCGGTCGCGGTCGAGCCAGTGCGGATCCTTGGGATTGAAGCGCAGATGGCGCGTCCAGAGCGCGAACGCCATCGCCGCCGCGCCCATCGGCATCCCCGGGTGGCCCGAGTTCGCCTTCTGGACGGCATCTACGGCGAGAAACCGGATTGCGTTGATGCGTTCTTCGTCGGCGGGGGAGTTGGCCATGACGTCTCCTTTATAGAGCGCGGCTCCCGCCGCGAGGATGGGGAGTTCGCGTTCGGCGGAACTTTTCTTACCCACCGCGTAAGATTCAAAGATGACCGGCGAAGCAATGCGCGAGGCGATAGAAGCGCTCGCTCGCGGCGAGGGCGACCCTCGCGGCCGCAGCGGACGGATCGTCGATCGCGTCATCGAGCGGATCGACGGCGGAGAGCTCCGCGCCGCGGAACCGCGCGACGGCGATTGGGTGACCAACGCGTGGGTGAAAGAGGCGATCATGCTCTACTTCGCGCGGCGCGATCGCAAGATGCCGCTCAAGAGCAACTATAAGAAGATCGGCGTGCGCTGCGTGAAGCCCGGCGTGGCGCGTTACGGCAGTTTTCTGGGGCGCGGCGTCGTCTTGATGCCCGGGTTCGTGAACATCGGCGCGTACGTAGACGAAGGGACGATGATCGACACCTGGGCAACGGTCGGCTCGTGCGCGCAGATCGGCAAGGGCGTCCATCTCTCGGGCGGCGTCGGGATCGGCGGCGTGCTCGAACCCGCGCAGGCCGCTCCCGTTATCGTCGAAGACGGCGCGTTCGTCGGCTCGCGCTGCATCGTCGTCGAAGGCGTGCGGGTCGAACGCGAGGCGGTGATCGGCGCCGGCGTCGTGCTGACCGCCAGCACCCCGATCGTGGACGTGCGCGGCAGCGAGCCCGTGACCTCAAAGGGGAGAATCCCGGCGCGCGCGGTCGTGATCCCGGGCACGCTCCCCAAGCGCTTTCCCGCGGGCGAGTTCGGCACCCCGTGCGCGCTGATCGTCGGCACGCGGACGCCCTCGACCGACCTGAAGACCTCGCTCAATGCGGCGCTGAGAGAGCACGACGTAGCGGTATGAATCCACGCGTGCTCGAGATCTCGGCCTCGCTTATTCGCGAGGTATCGAGCCGGAAGAAGCCGACCTCGATCGACCTCGGTCTGGGCGAGCCTTCGCTCGCGCCGAGTCTCGGGCACTTCGAAGAAGCGATGCGCTACGTCGCCGAGCACGGCGTCAAGTACACGCCCAACGCAGGCGATCGGACGTTGCGCGAAGCGATAGCCCGCGCGTATGCCTATCCGGAGATGGAGAGCGCCGAGAACGTCTGCGTGACGGTCGGCTCGCAAGAGGCGATGTACGTCGCGCTCAAGACGCTGCTCGATCCCGCAAAGGACGAGCTGCTGATCGTCGACCCCGCCTTCCCTTCATATCGCAAGATGGCGGCCCTCGAGGGCGTTGCGTTTCGCAGCGTCACGATGCGGGCGGACGAAGCGTTTGCCTTCGATGCGGAACGCATCGTCGCCGCGATCGGCGAGCGGACGCGCGCGGTCGTGATCTGTTCGCCGTGCAATCCGACGGGGCGCGTGATCTCGACGGCGCAGGCACGGACGCTCGCTCGAGCGCTCGAGCGGCGCGGCGGCGATATTTGGCTGATCCACGACGAGATCTACCGCGAGCAGACGTTCGTGGACGACGCGGCCGAGCTCGCTCGTCTCTACCCGCGCACGATCGTGACGAACTCGCTGAGCAAGAGCAACGCGCTGACGGGGCTGCGCCTGGGCTGGCTGATCGGCGAACGCTCCTTCATCGAGCAGGCGATCAAGGTGCATGCGTGGGCGGTATCCTGCGCCGACACGTTCGCGCAGCGGATCGCCCTGCACGTCTTCCAAACGCCCGGCGCGCTGCGCGAGCACGCGGCGTGGTATCGGGAGCGCCGCCGCGACCTCCTCGCAGCGCTCGAGGAGAGCGGCCTGCACTTCGTTCCGGTCGACGGCACGTTCTACGTCTGCGTGCGGCTCGCGCCCGGGGCTCTCTCGCTCGAGGCCGCCGGCGATCTGATCGAACGCCACGACGTGGTTGCGATCCCCGGCATCGCATTCGGAGCGTCGCTCGAAGGATGGCTCCGTCTGAGCTGGGTCGGCGCGCCGGAGCGGGTCCGCACCGCGCTTGCGCGCATCGCCGACTACTGCGCTAGCCGATCCACACGGTCTGCACGTTGACGAACTCGTGGATGCCGAAGGTCGAGAGCTCCCGGCCGTAACCGCTCTTCTTGACGCCGCCGAAGGGCAGGCGCGGATCACTCGCGACCATGCCGTTGATGAAGACGGCGCCGGCCTCGACGCGGCTCGCGAACGCCTCGGCGGCGTGCAGGTCGCGCGTCCAGAGGCTCGAGCCTAGGCCGTAGACCGAAGCGTTGGCGAGCGCGAGCGCATGCTCGCGATCGCTCGCGCGAACGACCGCAGCCGCCGGGCCGAAGACCTCTTCCTCGAACATCCGCATTCCCGGCAGAACGTCGGCGACGATCGTCGGCTCGTAGAAGTAGCCGGCGCGCTCCGGCGCGCGTCCGCCGAGTGCCGTCCGCGCGCCGGCGGCGAGCGTGCCCTGGACTTGCTCGCCGATGGTTTGACGGAGATCGGCGCGCGCGCACGGTCCGATCTGGACGCGCTCTTCCATGGGGTTGCCGACGACGAGCTCCTTTGCGCGCTCGACGAACGCCGCGAGGAACTCGTCGTAGACGGGGCTCTCGACGATGAAACGCTTCGCCGCGATGCAGCTCTCGCCGTTGTTCTGGAAGCGTGCGGTGACCGCCGTCTTCGCCGCGGCCTCGAGGTCGGCGTCGGAGAGGACGACGAACGCGTCGGATCCTCCGAGCTCCAGAACGCACTTCTTGAGGCTCTCGCCCGCAGCGGTCGCGACCGCTGCCCCGGCGCGTTCGCTGCCGGTCAGCGTCACGGCGGCGATGCGCGGATCGCCGACGACCTTGTCGATCGCATCGCCGCGCGCGATCACGACGCCGAAACAACCGTCGGGCGCGCCCGCTTCGCGGACGACGCGCTCGAGCTCGAGCGCGCAGCGCGTCGTGTTTGCCGCGTGCTTGAGCACGAGCGGGTTGCCCGCCAGCAGCGCCGGCGCGGCCGCGCGCCCGACCTGCCAATAGGGAAAGTTCCACGGCATGATCGCGAGGAGCGCGCCGAGCGGACGGAAGGCGACGTAACTGCGCGACGCCTCGGTCGGCGCGCTCTGCGGGGCGAGCATGGCAGCCGCGTGCTCGGCGAAGTAATCGAAGGCGCGGGCGCACTTCTCGACTTCGGCGCGCGCCTGCACGATCGGCTTGCCCATTTCGCGCACCGCCGTCCGCGCGAGCGAATCGGATTGCGCGCGCATCCGCACGGCGATCGCGCGCAGCACCGCGGCGCGCTCGTCGAGCGAGAGGGCGCTCCACGGCGCGACTCGGCGCGCGGCCGCTTCGAGCACCGCGTCGATCTGCGCCGCTTCCATCAACGGTATTCGCTCGAGCACTCGCTCGGTCGTCGGGTCGATCGTCTCGATCATAGCGAGTGCTGCGCCCACGGACCCGACGGCCCCGAATACACCTCGACGAGTTTCGCCGGCTGCAAGTAGGTGCGCGCGACGCGCTGAACGTCCGCCGGCGTGATGCGCGCGAAGCGTTCGTTGAGCGTACGGTAGTAATCGAGCGGGAAGCCGTTGCTTGCGATGTCGATTAACTGTTTGACCTGTCCGGTAGATGAGGCTTCATCGAGCAGCGCGTTGCTCACGAGGCGGATCTTCGCCTCTTGCAGCTCGGTGGCGGAGACCGGCTCCTTCTGGAGCAGCGTCAACTCCCTGCGCACCTCGGTGACCGCTTCGACGAC
Proteins encoded in this region:
- the tkt gene encoding transketolase, which codes for MANSPADEERINAIRFLAVDAVQKANSGHPGMPMGAAAMAFALWTRHLRFNPKDPHWLDRDRFVLSAGHGSMLLYALLYLTGYDVTLADIESFRQFGSKTPGHPEAGHTPGVEATTGPLGQGLGNAVGMAIAQAHLGAVYNRDDEPIVDHFTYCICGDGDLMEGISQEAISLAGHLKLGKLVVLYDDNLVSLAGPTDVTLSDDPIARFDACGWHTQFVDAARGNDVATIDQAIQVAKNVTDRPSFIAVRTHIGYGSPRQDNYTAHGEPLGPENVTKSKEQLGWPLEPAFYVPDDVLSFFREVGARGAQLEAQWQTMYDAWKAANPALAATLDRALRRELPADLPWPAFTAENGSVATRDAGGTVMNAIALALPELVGGSADLDPSTKTYLKNCGDFEPNDYAGRNIHYGVREHAMAACTNGIALHGGLLPFAATFFNFLDYLKPSLRLGCLTKIHSIYVFTHDSVFLGEDGPTHQPIEQLATLRATPNCYVVRPADSLETLEAWKLAVAGKDAPWVLVLTRQKLPFLGARDAAVGRGAYVLAEAADGAPDLILIATGSEVSLAVDAKQILDGKGVRTRVVSMPCWELFDAQPQSYRDDVLPPSVGARMSIEAGATMGWSKYVGDRGFAFGIDHFGTSAPLAAIAKAYGFTPDNVAGLALQRFALAAR
- a CDS encoding NAD-dependent succinate-semialdehyde dehydrogenase, translating into MIETIDPTTERVLERIPLMEAAQIDAVLEAAARRVAPWSALSLDERAAVLRAIAVRMRAQSDSLARTAVREMGKPIVQARAEVEKCARAFDYFAEHAAAMLAPQSAPTEASRSYVAFRPLGALLAIMPWNFPYWQVGRAAAPALLAGNPLVLKHAANTTRCALELERVVREAGAPDGCFGVVIARGDAIDKVVGDPRIAAVTLTGSERAGAAVATAAGESLKKCVLELGGSDAFVVLSDADLEAAAKTAVTARFQNNGESCIAAKRFIVESPVYDEFLAAFVERAKELVVGNPMEERVQIGPCARADLRQTIGEQVQGTLAAGARTALGGRAPERAGYFYEPTIVADVLPGMRMFEEEVFGPAAAVVRASDREHALALANASVYGLGSSLWTRDLHAAEAFASRVEAGAVFINGMVASDPRLPFGGVKKSGYGRELSTFGIHEFVNVQTVWIG
- a CDS encoding 2,3,4,5-tetrahydropyridine-2,6-dicarboxylate N-succinyltransferase; the encoded protein is MTGEAMREAIEALARGEGDPRGRSGRIVDRVIERIDGGELRAAEPRDGDWVTNAWVKEAIMLYFARRDRKMPLKSNYKKIGVRCVKPGVARYGSFLGRGVVLMPGFVNIGAYVDEGTMIDTWATVGSCAQIGKGVHLSGGVGIGGVLEPAQAAPVIVEDGAFVGSRCIVVEGVRVEREAVIGAGVVLTASTPIVDVRGSEPVTSKGRIPARAVVIPGTLPKRFPAGEFGTPCALIVGTRTPSTDLKTSLNAALREHDVAV
- a CDS encoding pyridoxal phosphate-dependent aminotransferase; the encoded protein is MNPRVLEISASLIREVSSRKKPTSIDLGLGEPSLAPSLGHFEEAMRYVAEHGVKYTPNAGDRTLREAIARAYAYPEMESAENVCVTVGSQEAMYVALKTLLDPAKDELLIVDPAFPSYRKMAALEGVAFRSVTMRADEAFAFDAERIVAAIGERTRAVVICSPCNPTGRVISTAQARTLARALERRGGDIWLIHDEIYREQTFVDDAAELARLYPRTIVTNSLSKSNALTGLRLGWLIGERSFIEQAIKVHAWAVSCADTFAQRIALHVFQTPGALREHAAWYRERRRDLLAALEESGLHFVPVDGTFYVCVRLAPGALSLEAAGDLIERHDVVAIPGIAFGASLEGWLRLSWVGAPERVRTALARIADYCASRSTRSAR